A portion of the Colius striatus isolate bColStr4 chromosome 1, bColStr4.1.hap1, whole genome shotgun sequence genome contains these proteins:
- the LOC133627037 gene encoding LOW QUALITY PROTEIN: polycystin family receptor for egg jelly-like (The sequence of the model RefSeq protein was modified relative to this genomic sequence to represent the inferred CDS: deleted 3 bases in 2 codons; substituted 2 bases at 2 genomic stop codons), which yields MAALSFLLLLLLGCCLPAASGSPLAPRLLPPPLQVTCADPHGQVSQRQDNERQVSCLWNSTVTLHYQPAPGANLEAGRAEGWAPSPPRCRWYLNSARVKITLRWSGQVMLQTGLLPPPAASGLLTVQCSSASCVAPDCLYHNVSIEIRGQDVRLFVLWPQTQLIHVFQPVQLGWCARLKSDRWQYRFSTQGGSPSTLLLTSSEHQDVPSPAIYPTTELQRTCATYYSYHVTVRYGHHGLHVASVSIVQLPQISLSLSLKVEPDLQHVLSVRSKLLSVPQQLLSLQPLSLSWRLQPFTLTTLAYRLVDTQSTGGWIRSYSSLALQSTFCTVPTPQSMSEMVVASIYFHTDGKKFKELMGEIHVLNGTLSLTVGRENLIHISLHPGTSNSSTYVLRYSHGTFYTTKENNSPISTGGPNTHTVFYQHDELTYLFSIEFVALRWYKFNMYLYMNQNRALLRPLAERDLEVHVFSSGHLSFLQNFTYLVWFIPAQHPMLQCEWTFNLQLFGTQQDGLLLNTTYTYNDHIRNATRFVRRSALPFDPEKYTGFVAKVNCTRTVCSLALLRVRVNNYAAKAIEVPVSCQKEACYIAGTRIQRPPQASVLRYKRGMSFFFFVKLLVECNVGISIKPLWRIYPVHNTTTAPDWGNPMNSSMMFGVDMIRLTVPSFALDYGLYLFYFTVEITPIGTRIILNGSDSVYVLIERDDLVANIAGGTFRTVGFHDGWTLDGSASYDPDLPDRLTGITFTWYCTKDVSDYTNMSLSSGKKCHPSQRDLKWLTPSGPVHAVTPESLPGNAVYYFRLVIQKDSRTGYADQTVNVQPGSPPLLHVTCLENCGTTLIPTERFSLSGKCLNCRTSSQPAYYWSLLSENSTEIAFDWASRTSTGRHGAYLSIHALTFTKTALQSYILLLKVTTWNNRSSIYRHSFNVNTPPRAGKCTIDPPWGTAFLTKFVVQCSGFSDSHLPLTYKVIVASNVPQTIQVTSVEENTFGPILYFGYQPKTPPSFLPVGVPSQKYTLTLYVQVRNSLGAFTQLSLYVRVRNPLNSRPLAVVFQELQASVSGLNAPMTSYLQSGDYLNAGYLAYLSASVLNLFKAASTLQLPKAQFRAHLINTALSISVDSITEINQVVASLSQVTEEAEEVNVASQDLAVKKLAEITGALKTVRNESLWSEEAEIQTSGILKCLSNILRAALLRHTDVNVNGVQQVVSIMEHLTEIIFQGKVPGATETLMETKHWNITLTKDETWNIANDFSARNACRTCFYPSLKRGNDSGLPQDAVISTALFEFKENPFPWLGYTSEIETAIFGFKMAESKPNGELLEIVPEEAEITIARKDKGSSAFPLAIGPHKTQAYTTGGFSFEVNRNTKSTYIQILTKLTVTFEVQVFTGTNITHADPIASFTAFHDRPTVRRQNEMASTDCNIKAPYVICLPESLLAAMVQENSTDTHNISTVLLTPHVVRYPTQRLVSIHIFSDQCLFLDGVQSLWREDTCRLGSLTDWQRVHCVCNTKQSHRSLLVRAVSNVTAFNIRFLAAKVIVAPNRVDLRKDLIADIPKNPVTLLAVLFIFATYFLMAFWAVRKDRSDRDSKGKIIVLSDNDPFDKVSFLVTLYTGSRWGAGTKADVFLQLIGQNGTSDIHCLRQPQIPSFQRGSIDCFLLTTKTDLGDVCAFRVWHNNKGPSPSWYLSRAIVENMSTGKTWFFLCRKWLSLNKGDQVLERTFPVTSPKTPLPRTDYFLIQLASRLTEGHLWFSIFAQALTGPFTRLQRLSSCLTILLLDLLVNIMFFNAGKNEEFPAHLRYLRSIMVGIQCALITVPVEMITIAFFKYSQEEPSPCAVAQMDPKARTSLLSGNLTNPKELLQKLFHSKTSAQSRSISTLENLPGHSNSQRPPCFRRTGSEGAPQSWRNCIVSGREANLIVTEQEMITLDSLTTAKACQRRPPSTSSVGNNAEEGGTFQKERKLRSTITMPFRKRPHIVLSWWYVYVSWALVIVVASIASFFIVLYGLSYGYQTSLEWLLASATSFLEDVFLISILKIAFFSAVSTIPSRYCENITWLAQEKYSEMKPFREMPSAQEMRERHLQLIKIRSTKQYRPLEAAEIANMLKKKKLKAKAFTFTKGFISHLIFLTLILHFAYSTEKANCFHYNRFIQNQFSSQLSRLDKLEHIYVWAKDLFLPLIHNDVHPTFLPESSSKIIGLPRMRQVRAKGTEKKCFRPHSFVSNLVISKSHCLHRYGRDVLEKGDYAGTWTKLANQSVSKDASTYSGFTYQPNQTPWTYYSYGDLHTYGPAGYTFYFFPQEGRSNSTTRLDALQQSNWLDEKTWAVIFELTTFSSDAGLFCTISVIFEMSHLGVIKPSLSVHSFAIPIFLQQTKTQMFVCVVVVAFLITYVTGELRILAQKNKRYIKNFSNLTNFCLKLSFFLFVLLKVIKFKVGEDIVKFYLLHPNDFTPFHTVSHLDKILRITMGVLAFFIDLKTLKYSRFLYEVRLAQRAILAALPGLSSVAFIVVVHFFAFMALGYLVFGQHEWNYNTMIHSAQTILSYSVSAFRDTTFASNRLLGGLFLASFMLVMICVLTNLFQTVFLSAHRAMKQHAHEEPSDEAQVGAFILQGLRRIFYLPIRKTAQHGEPDLCHSALYXQPQRGHHXHLGLKNRNINGKKKGLSSRMSKESIYKDSLRRKESDKPKAHVDAKAVTHHLQTHAQPVSE from the exons ATGGCAGCGCTCTCTTTTCTACTCCTTCTGCTGCTCGGCTGCTGCCTGCCGGCCGCTTCGGGCAGCCCACTTGCTCCCCGGCTCCTGCCACCCCCGCTCCAGGTCACCTGCGCGGACCCTCACGGACAAGTCTCTCAACGGCAGGACAATGAGCGCCAGGTCTCATGCCTGTGGAACAGCACCGTGACCCTGCATTACCAGCCCGCCCCAGGAGCAAACCTAGAGGCGGGGAGGGCAGAGGGGTGGGCACCGAGCCCACCTCGCTGCCGCTGGTACCTGAACTCAGCCCGGGTGAAGATCACCTTGCGCTGGTCGGGCCAGGTGATGCTGCAGACGGGCCTCCTGCCtccacctgcagcctctggCCTCCTCACGGTGCAGTGCTCATCTGCCTCCTGCGTGGCACCCGACTGCTTGTACCACAACGTGAGTATTGAGATACGTGGGCAGGATGTGCGTCTGTTTGTGCTTTGGCCACAGACACAACTGATCCATGTGTTTCAGCCTGTACAGCTGGGCTGGTGCGCACGCCTCAAGAGTGACAGGTGGCAGTACCGCTTCAGCACCCAGGGAGGCAGCCCCTCGACCCTCCTCCTTACCAGCAGCGAGCACCAAGATGTGCCCTCGCCTGCCATCTACCCAACAACTGAGCTGCAACGCACCTGTGCCACCTACTACAGCTACCATGTGACCGTGCGCTATGGGCACCACGGACTCCATGTCGCTTCAGTCAGCATTGTGCAGTTGCCTCAGATAAGCCTCAGCCTCTCTCTCAAGGTAGAGCCTGACTTGCAGCATGTCCTCAGTGTCAGGTCCAAGCTCCTCAGTGTTCCCCAACAGCTTCTCAGCCTC CAgcctctcagcctctcctggaGGCTTCAGCCCTTTACCCTGACCACACTGGCCTACAGACTGGTGGACACACAGTCCACGGGAGGCTGGATACGTTCCTACAGttccctggccctgcagagcaCCTTCTGCACAGTTCCCACACCTCAGAGCATGAGTGAAATGGTGGTGGCCAGTATTTACTTTCACACTGATGGAAAGAAGTTTAAGGAACTGATGGGAGAAATACATGTACTCAATGGTACCCTGAGCCTGACTGTGGGCAGAGAAAATCTAATCCACATCAGCCTCCATCCAGGGACAAGCAACAGTAGCACTTATGTGCTCAGGTACAGCCATGGAACATTTTACACcaccaaagaaaacaacagcCCTATTTCCACAGGTGGCCctaacacacacacagtgtTCTACCAACACGATGAGCTCACCTACTTATTCTCTATAGAGTTTGTGGCCCTCCGGTGGTACAAGTTCAATATGTACCTTTACATGAATCAAAACAGGGCTTTACTCAGGCCTCTGGCAGAAAGAGACCTCGAAGTCCATGTTTTCAGCAGCGGCcatctttcctttctgcagaaCTTTACCTACTTGGTGTGGTTTATCCCCGCACAACATCCGATGCTACAATGCGAGTGGACCTTCAACCTGCAGCTTTTTGGAACGCAACAAGATGGCCTTCTCCTGAACACCACCTACACGTACAATGACCACATAAGAAATGCCACGCGCTTTGTCCGTCGCTCTGCTTTGCCCTTTGATCCAGAAAAATACACAGGGTTTGTGGCAAAAGTGAACTGTACTAGGACAGTGTGTTCCCTAGCTCTTTTAAGAGTCAGAGTCAACAACTACGCTGCAAAAGCCATAGAGGTGCCAGTGTCTTGCCAGAAAGAAGCCTGCTACATAGCAGGCACGAGGATTCAGAGACCTCCTCAAGCCTCTGTCCTGCGCTACAAAAGGGGtatgtcttttttcttctttgttaagTTGCTGGTAGAGTGCAACGTTGGTATCTCTATCAAGCCCTTGTGGCGAATATACCCTGTTCACAACACAACCACTGCTCCAGACTGGGGAAACCCCATGAATTCTTCTATGATGTTTGGTGTAGATATGATACGCTTAACTGTTCCTAGTTTTGCTTTGGATTATGGGTTGTATCtcttttatttcactgttgagataACCCCAATTGGGACCAGAATCATCCTCAATGGTTCAGACAGTGTTTACGTTCTGATTGAGAGAGACGATCTAGTGGCAAATATTGCGGGAGGCACGTTCCGCACAGTGGGCTTTCATGATGGTTGGACTCTCGATGGCTCTGCATCCTACGATCCTGACTTGCCTGACAGACTAACGGGAATCACATTCACCTGGTACTGCACTAAAGACGTGTCAGACTATACCAACATGAGCCTGAGCTCGGGAAAGAAATGCCACCCGTCTCAGAGGGATTTGAAATGGTTAACACCCTCTGGTCCAGTTCACGCAGTGACACCAGAATCCCTCCCAGGAAACGCCGTATACTATTTCCGTCTAGTGATCCAGAAGGACAGCAGGACCGGTTATGCCGACCAGACGGTAAATGTGCAGCCTGGCTCCCCACCTCTTCTGCATGTGACGTGCCTCGAAAACTGTGGTACCACTCTAATACCGACAGAGAGATTCAGCTTGTCTGGAAAATGTCTAAACTGTAGAACGAGCAGCCAGCCAGCCTACTACTGGTCCCTTCTTTCAGAAAACTCTACAGAAATTGCCTTCGACTGGGCTTCCAGAACCTCAACGGGAAGGCACGGGGCTTACCTGTCTATCCATGCTCTGACTTTTACAAAGACTGCACTTCAGTCCTATATCCTTCTGTTAAAAGTCACTACCTGGAATAACAGGTCCTCAATCTACAGGCACTCGTTTAACGTCAATACTCCGCCCAGGGCTGGCAAATGTACCATCGACCCACCCTGGGGTACAGCCTTTCTGACAAAGTTTGTTGTTCAGTGCAGTGGATTTTCTGACAGCCATTTGCCTCTGACATACAAAGTGATTGTGGCTTCCAACGTACCCCAGACCATCCAAGTAACCTCTGTGGAGGAAAATACTTTCGGCCCAATTCTGTACTTTGGTTACCAGCCGAAAACCCCTCCGTCCTTTCTCCCAGTCGGAGTGCCGTCTCAGAAGTACACCTTGACACTTTACGTTCAGGTCCGCAATTCCCTTGGGGCCTTCACCCAGCTGAGTTTATATGTCCGTGTACGGAACCCACTGAACAGTCGACCACTCGCTGTTGTGTTCCAGGAACTGCAGGCCTCCGTGAGCGGCTTAAATGCACCAATGACATCTTATCTCCAGTCTGGAGATTATTTGAATGCAGGTTACTTGGCCTATCTCTCGGCCTCAGTTTTAAACCTTTTTAAAGCTGCATCAACTCTCCAGCTTCCTAAGGCTCAGTTTCGGGCACACCTGATTAACACTGCCCTGAGTATCTCAGTTGACAGCATAACAGAAATCAACCAAGTAGTTGCATCACTTTCACAAGTcacagaggaagctgaggaagTGAATGTCGCATCACAGGACCTCGCTGTCAAGAAACTGGCTGAAATCACGGGAGCGCTGAAGACAGTGAGGAATGAGAGCCTCTGGTCTGAGGAAGCGGAAATCCAGACCAGCGGAATACTAAAGTGCTTGTCCAACATCCTGAGAGCTGCTCTTCTGCGCCACACCGATGTCAATGTAAACGGAGTTCAACAAGTCGTCTCCATCATGGAACATTTGACGGAGATAATTTTCCAAGGCAAAGTCCCGGGAGCAACAGAAACTCTGATGGAAACAAAACACTGGAACATCACTCTGACGAAAGATGAAACCTGGAACATTGCAAATGATTTCTCCGCCAGAAATGCCTGCAGGACTTGCTTTTATCCATCACTGAAAAGGGGAAATGACTCAGGACTGCCCCAGGATGCTGTGATTTCCACTGCCCTTTTTGAGTTCAAGGAGAACCCCTTCCCTTGGTTAGGGTACACATCAGAAATTGAAACAGCCATCTTCGGGTTCAAAATGGCAGAAAGCAAGCCTAATGGGGAGCTCCTAGAGATCGTGCctgaagaagcagaaattaCTATTGCCAGGAAAGATAAGGGATCCTCAGCTTTTCCATTAGCAATAGGACCCCATAAAACACAAGCTTACACAACTGGAGGATTCAGCTTTGAAGTCAACAGAAACACCAAGAGTACATACATCCAGATTCTGACAAAATTAACAGTGACCTTCGAGGTGCAGGTATTTACAGGTACCAACATCACTCATGCTGATCCCATAGCCTCGTTCACTGCTTTTCACGACCGGCCAACTGTCAGAAGGCAAAACGAGATGGCCAGCACTGACTGTAACATCAAGGCTCCCTATGTTATCTGTCTCCCAGAGTCACTGCTGGCAGCCATGGTTCAAGAAAACAGTACAGACACTCACAACATCTCCACTGTCTTGCTGACACCCCATGTCGTAAGGTATCCAACACAAAGACTGGTGAGCATACACATTTTCAGTGACCAGTGCTTATTTCTGGATGGGGTTCAAAGCCTGTGGAGAGAAGACACATGCAGGCTTGGCTCCCTGACTGACTGGCAGAGGGTACACTGTGTCTGCAATACAAAGCAGAGCCACAGAAGTCTGTTGGTTCGTGCTGTGTCAAATGTGACCGCCTTCAACATCAGGTTCCTGGCAGCCAAAGTAATAGTTGCCCCCAACAGAGTTGATCTGAGGAAAGACCTGATAGCAGATATCCCGAAAAACCCCGTGACACTCTTAGCAGTGCTCTTTATTTTTGCCACCTACTTCCTTATGGCCTTCTGGGCTGTAAGAAAAGACAGGTCTGACAGGGACAGCAAAGGAAAGATTATAGTTCTGTCAGACAATGACCCTTTTGACAAAGTGAGCTTTCTGGTCACTTTATACACAGGCAGTCGCTGGGGAGCAGGGACCAAAGCCGATGTCTTCCTTCAGCTCATTGGCCAAAATGGCACAAGTGACATCCATTGTTTACGGCAGCCACAGATTCCATCTTTCCAACGAGGAAGCATTGACTGCTTTCTATTAACCACTAAGACAGACTTGGGAGATGTTTGCGCCTTCAGAGTCTGGCACAATAATAAGGGCCCGTCTCCAAGCTGGTACTTAAGCAGAGCCATAGTTGAGAATATGTCCACCGGGAAGACTTGGTTCTTCCTGTGCAGGAAGTGGCTTTCCCTCAACAAGGGTGATCAGGTACTGGAGAGGACCTTTCCTGTCACAAGCCCCAAGACACCTCTGCCTAGAACTGACTATTTTTTAATTCAGCTTGCCAGCAGGCTGACAGAGGGCCACCTCTGGTTTTCCATTTTTGCTCAGGCTCTCACTGGCCCTTTCACTAGGCTCCAAAGGTTGTCGTCATGTTTAACAATATTATTGTTAGATTTACTTGTTAACATTATGTTCTTTAATGCGGGCAAGAATGAAGAATTTCCAGCACACTTGAGGTATCTGAGATCAATAATGGTGGGAATCCAATGCGCCTTGATTACGGTACCTGTGGAAATGATTACAATTGCCTTCTTTAAGTACTCCCAGGAGGAACCTTCTCCTTGTGCTGTGGCTCAGATGGACCCAAAAGCAAGAACATCTCTCCTGTCTGGAAATCTTACGAACCCAAAGGAACTTTTGCAAAAATTGTTCCATTCAAAAACTTCAGCACAATCGAGGAGTATTAGTACCCTGGAGAACCTTCCTGGCCACAGCAACTCACAGAGGCCACCATGTTTCAGGAGGACAGGAAGTGAGGGAGCTCCCCAAAGCTGGAGGAACTGCATCGTTTCTGGAAGAGAAGCAAATCTGATTGTAACAGAGCAAGAGATGATAACCCTGGATTCCCTCACAACAGCTAAGGCCTGCCAGAGAAGGCCACCGTCAACTTCCAGTGTAGGTAACAATGCCGAAGAAGGGGGCAcctttcagaaagaaaggaaactacGAAGCACTATCACCATGCCCTTTCGGAAAAGACCACACATCGTTCTCTCTTGGTGGTATGTCTATGTCTCATGGGCACTGGTTATAGTTGTTGCCAGCATAGCGTCATTTTTCATTGTGTTATACGGTTTGTCTTACGGCTATCAGACCTCACTAGAGTGGCTTTTAGCATCTGCAACCTCCTTTCTTGAGGACGTCTTTCTTATTTCAATTCTGAAAATCGCCTTTTTCTCAGCCGTGAGTACAATTCCTTCAAGGTACTGTGAAAACATCACATGGTTAGCTCAGGAGAAGTATTCTGAGATGAAGCCATTTCGAGAAATGCCGAGTGCTCAGGAGATGAGAGAGAGGCACTTGCAACTCATTAAAATCAGAAGCACCAAGCAATATAGGCCTTTAGAAGCTGCCGAAATTGCAAAcatgctgaaaaagaaaaaacttaaaGCCAAGGCATTTACTTTCACAAAAGGTTTCATCAGTCACCTTATCTTTTTAACACTGATACTGCATTTTGCCTACTCCACCGAGAAAGCCAACTGTTTCCACTATAACCGATTCATCCAGAACCAATTCTCTTCACAACTCTCCCGCTTAGATAAGCTGGAACATATCTACGTGTGGGCGAAAGACTTGTTCCTGCCTTTGATCCACAACGATGTTCACCCGACCTTTCTTCCTGAGAGCTCGTCCAAAATCATTGGCTTGCCCAGGATGAGGCAAGTACGAGCTAAAGGTACTGAGAAAAAATGTTTCCGGCCTCACAGCTTTGTGAGTAACCTTGTGATCAGCAAAAGCCACTGTCTTCACAGGTATGGCAGGGACGTCCTAGAGAAGGGTGACTATGCTGGCACTTGGACAAAGTTGGCAAACCAGTCTGTCTCCAAGGACGCCAGCACTTACAGTGGGTTCACCTACCAGCCAAACCAGACTCCGTGGACATATTACTCCTATGGAGACCTGCACACATATGGACCAGCAGGATACACGTTTTACTTTTTCCCCCAAGAAGGGAGATCTAATTCAACTACAAGGCTGGATGCTCTACAGCAGAGCAACTGGCTTGATGAAAAAACATGGGCTGTGATCTTTGAACTCACAACATTTAGCTCAGATGCGGGTCTCTTTTGCACCATCTCGGTCATATTCGAAATGTCTCATTTGGGGGTCATAAAACCAAGTCTGTCAGTCCACTCTTTCGCAATCCCCATCTTTCTTcagcaaaccaaaacacaaatgtTTGTCTGTGTAGTTGTTGTTGCCTTTCTGATCACTTATGTCACAGGTGAGCTTCGCATCCTAgcccaaaaaaacaaaaga taTATCAAAAACTTTTCCAATCTAACAAACTTTTGCTTAAAattatccttttttctttttgttctcttaAAGGTCATAAAGTTTAAGGTAGGAGAAGATATTGTCAAGTTTTACTTACTCCACCCAAATGATTTCACTCCTTTCCATACAGTTTCCCACTTGGATAAGATTTTAAGGATTACTATGGGTGTTTTAGCATTCTTCATAGATTTGAAAACTCTAAAATATTCTCGATTCCTTTATGAGGTGCGCCTGGCACAAAGGGCCATCCTGGCAGCCCTTCCTGGACTCTCCTCAGTGGCCTTCATAGTGGTGGTGCACTTCTTTGCATTCATGGCTCTTGGCTACCTTGTCTTTGGGCAGCATGAATGGAATTACAATACCATGATTCACTCAGCTCAAACCATACTCTCTTACAGTGTATCAGCTTTCAGAGATACCACATTTGCATCCAACAGGTTGCTGGGTGGCCTCTTTCTAGCCTCTTTCATGTTGGTGATGATCTGCGTGTTGACTAATCTCTTCCaaactgtttttctgtctgCGCATAGAGCTATGAAACAGCACGCACATGAAGAGCCATCTGATGAAGCACAAGTAGGTGCTTTTATATTGCAGGGGCTCAGGAGGATATTTTATCTTCCAATCCGTAAAACAGCCCAACACGGTGAGCCTGATCTTTGTCACAGTGCACTCTATTAGCAACCTCAGAGAGGACATCATTGACACTTAGGGCTCAAGAACAGAaacataaatggaaaaaaaaagggtttatCTAGTCGTATGAGCAAGGAAAGCATTT ATAAAGACAgcttaaggagaaaagagagtgACAAACCAAAAGCACACGTTGATGCAAAAGCAGTCACTCACCACCTGCAGACACATGCCCAGCCAGTCTCTGAGTAA